The DNA window CAATGCCATCACCAGAGCCCCGGATAGCACGCGGAACATGGTCCGCGAGACGCCGTCGAGACGAGCGAAACCCGCTTCGTCGATCCCGAGCAGCTGATCCATGGTGAAGTGTCCGCCCCGTTCAAACACCCCTTGGTAGAGCGCCCGATCTCCGAGGCCTGAGCGCCACTTTTCCGCTTCGCGGAGACCCTCCACGAGCCACACCGGAGCCTTTAGCGGAGAACCAAGCCCGCCCGGTTTCACACCCTTGAGCGCCCTTTGGTAGAGCAGTCCAGTGAGCAGCGCTCGCTCCATCTTCTCATTATCCAGCCCGCGAGCCAGATCGACATGGATCCGCAGCAGGTAAGTCTCGGCTGTGAACCGCAGTTCGAACGCCAGCGGGCGTGCCCGGGGCTCATCGCCCGGTTGTCCGTGGAGAATGATCTCGATCGGCATCGTGACATCCGGCGATTTTTCGCCAATCAGACGGTTGAACCGTTCGCGCACCGATTCCGCCTCAAGAGCCAGCGAGCTTCGTTGCGGGCCGACTCCACCGGACACCCCGAATTGCCCGCTCGCCGATTCGACCCGGTCTCGCAACTGGATCCCCGGATCGATCTTCGGCTCTTCCATCTCCAAGGGGACATACTCGTCACCCGGATCGACCGCGTCCCGATCAAGCAGCGGAACCGCCCTCCCGGGCTCCTCCGCCAGAAGCGGAAGCACCACCAGCCATCCGGCCAAGAATGACCGGAGCCACCTCATCGCAGCCCTCCCGGAAGCGGCATCTCCAAAGCATTCGGCGAGGGATCCAGCACGAGCTTGCCTTCCTCGATCCGAATCCGGGTCATCTCCTCTACGTAATCGAGTTCCTTCTCGGGTTTGCGGCGGTCGCCGGGCGTTCGGTAGAGACCCGCTAGCTCCTGGAATGACGGCAGCACGAGAATCAGGAAGCCCTCGGGCACCGGCAACTGCCCGAACCTTCCACCCACTCCGGGCTTCGGCAAGCTGTCGTGGTAGGGGCCTCCATCACGAAAGATCTGCGTGGTGATCTTGCCGCTCGGCTGCTCCAACTGCTCGACCCGCAGATACATCGAGAGGGTCAGAGGATAGCCCGCCACGTCGCGCACGATGATCACCTCGGCCCGGCCATCTTCGAGACGCACCGCGACATCCTTGATCTTCACTTGGTCGGCAAGGATGCCCCCTTGCTTGGAAGACAGCGTGTCCCGCAGGAACAGATTGATCTCCTCCTCGGAAATACTGACGTCGTAGTCCCGGTCGGAGGCGTTCGTGAGCACCTCGAGCAGGTCTCTCGACCGCTTACCGATCGCACCCGGCCCCCTACCATCGAGGTCCGAAAGATCCTGGGGCTGGGAGATGAAGTAAATCGCGGCACCCAGTCCGGCCAACCCGAGGAAGGCGATCAACGTCGCCAACTTCCCCAAGCAACCGCCCTTTTTCTTCTCAGAACCTGCGTCCTTATCTCCCATGCCCGGGCGTTATGGACAAATGCCGGAGTTTTGCCAAGCCCGGCTCAGGCCGAGTCAGAGGAGGCCGGTTTCGAGGGTTTCGGGTCGGAACCCGAGGACTTCTCGGCGGCAGGCTTCTTCCCGGTCTCCGAATCCTTCTTCTGGCCGCTCTTGTAGGACTCGGAGCGGTAGTCGGTCTGGTAAAAGCCTCCACCCTTGAAGATCAGCCCCGCCCCGGTTCCCAAAAGACGACGCACGCTGCCGTCGCAGCCCTCGGCCGGACAATCCGTCAGTTTGGGGTCATTCATGCTTTGGAACACCTCGAACCGGTGCCCGCACTTCTCACAGACGTAGTCGT is part of the Haloferula helveola genome and encodes:
- a CDS encoding FmdB family zinc ribbon protein — its product is MPNYDYVCEKCGHRFEVFQSMNDPKLTDCPAEGCDGSVRRLLGTGAGLIFKGGGFYQTDYRSESYKSGQKKDSETGKKPAAEKSSGSDPKPSKPASSDSA